A window from Chitinophaga filiformis encodes these proteins:
- a CDS encoding RagB/SusD family nutrient uptake outer membrane protein: MKILIRILPLVLLLSACKDFLDVEPRDSVSDDATIVDEASAQTAVRGMYRELGDDAYYGSLFQTIGYLSGDNIQWTGSQSVIQQFISHNVKADNANVATVWAGIYSTINRANQVIGKVPAVADATFTQDEKNALTGEAYFIRALAYFDLARTWGGVQLVLKATTNINDTKGLKRSTLEQTYAQVLSDLQTAEPLLPETTNRYRATRKTVWALMARFYLYRANWEQAEAYSSKLIADAKYSLIKPYSAFFANNVVATNESIFEISYSANNVNAHRGYWQPPANGGTRQWAPNDAFIALINDRAVGGNRKAAVAITNQGLWYGNFYYRSPATDPAYVLRIAEQYLIRAEARAQQGNLEGALADLDAVRDRAGLTASTAISQGDILLAIENERRLEFAFEPHRWYDLVRTNRAATVLGLTDERRYLMPIPAVELSADKALDPNPGY, encoded by the coding sequence ATGAAAATACTTATCCGCATATTACCACTTGTATTACTGCTCTCTGCCTGCAAAGATTTCCTGGATGTCGAGCCCCGTGACTCCGTTTCGGATGATGCGACCATTGTTGACGAAGCCTCCGCACAAACGGCTGTCAGAGGTATGTATCGTGAATTGGGGGACGATGCCTATTATGGATCCCTTTTTCAGACCATCGGCTATTTATCGGGCGACAACATACAGTGGACAGGATCGCAGTCGGTGATACAGCAGTTCATTTCACACAATGTAAAGGCCGATAACGCCAATGTAGCCACTGTCTGGGCAGGAATATACTCCACCATCAACAGGGCCAACCAGGTGATCGGTAAAGTACCCGCCGTGGCAGATGCCACCTTTACACAGGATGAAAAGAATGCATTGACAGGCGAGGCCTATTTCATACGGGCACTGGCTTATTTTGACCTGGCCCGTACCTGGGGAGGCGTACAGCTGGTGCTGAAAGCTACCACCAACATCAACGATACGAAAGGGCTTAAAAGGAGTACGCTGGAGCAGACATACGCACAGGTACTGAGCGACCTGCAGACGGCAGAGCCTTTGTTGCCGGAAACAACTAACCGCTACCGTGCCACCCGGAAAACCGTATGGGCATTAATGGCCCGTTTTTACCTCTATAGAGCGAATTGGGAGCAGGCCGAGGCCTACTCTTCAAAACTGATAGCCGACGCAAAATATAGCCTTATAAAGCCCTATAGCGCCTTTTTTGCCAATAACGTGGTGGCCACAAACGAATCCATCTTCGAAATATCCTACAGCGCAAACAATGTGAATGCGCACAGGGGGTACTGGCAACCCCCTGCAAACGGGGGTACCCGTCAATGGGCGCCCAATGACGCCTTTATTGCGCTGATCAATGACCGGGCTGTTGGCGGCAACCGTAAGGCCGCAGTGGCCATTACCAACCAGGGACTATGGTATGGCAACTTCTATTACCGCAGCCCTGCAACAGATCCTGCTTATGTGCTGCGTATTGCAGAGCAGTACCTCATTCGTGCTGAAGCAAGGGCGCAACAGGGCAACCTGGAAGGCGCTCTGGCAGACCTCGACGCTGTGCGGGACAGGGCCGGTCTGACAGCCAGTACCGCTATTTCACAGGGCGATATTCTGCTGGCAATAGAGAACGAGCGAAGGCTGGAGTTTGCCTTTGAACCGCACCGCTGGTATGACCTGGTGAGAACGAACCGGGCCGCAACCGTATTGGGTCTAACAGACGAGCGCCGGTACCTGATGCCTATTCCTGCCGTGGAACTGAGCGCTGACAAGGCTTTGGATCCGAATCCCGGTTATTGA